Genomic segment of Saccopteryx bilineata isolate mSacBil1 chromosome 9, mSacBil1_pri_phased_curated, whole genome shotgun sequence:
TCTTCCAAGTCACACCTGAAGAAGGGGCTGCAGAAGGCAACAGAGGGTTCAGGGCACCCAGTAGTTTAGGCCATGGTGCTGGCTCCAACTGCCTGAGCTTCTCACCTTTGGTGCCATTTCCAGATCCTCAGCATAGAGGTGAGTCCATTCACTAATTCACAATATTTATTGTGCACCTGCTAAGTGCCAGGCCTTGAACTAGAGGTCTCCTGGCTCCCCAGGCAACTCTCTCAGGTGCTTCGGGTCCCAGACTACACCCATTTAGCTGCCATGGGTCCTGATCCAGCTCCTTACAACATAATACTGCCCTTCAGGGGTTACCATGGCCCTAGCCTGTCCTGGGCCAAGTATGGGGACAAGATCAAGTCAATGGGTTGGAAGGATTGGTGCACAAAGGCCATGGGCACATTAGCAGGAACTGGAAAGATGGATAAACTAGCTTTAAAATAATCATTGCAAAATGCATGAAGGTCGTGACTGTCCTCTTTCAAGGAAACCGGGCATGCGACCAGGCTGCCTGCGTCTCTGAACTCACTGTCTGGGCTCTGCAGGAGCATCCATTTtgcagaggggaaactgaggtctagaAATGAGAACTCTGCTCAAAGCCCATTCAGCAGAAGCAATGCAGGGCCAGGCCTTTGCCAGACACCCACTTCTGAGCGAGCCCACCAATGCTAAGCAGCCTGCTGCTTCACATCAAAGCTCAAGGCTTCTCACTGGGCCTCTTGGAGGGCAGGATTTGGGTGTGTCCTCTGGCTACGAGGGTTTGGAGACACAGCAAGACTTCCTCACCTGTAGGTAGCCTTCAGACACCTACTGGCTTCCTGCTCCGAGCAGGCCAACCAAGAGGGCGTCTAGGGCCAGAGGCTGCAACTCCTCATTTTGAAGCAAAAGCCAACCAGGCTTTCAGTCTCAACCCATTTCCTACCTTTCACCCTGTCCCTGTGTCCTCATCCAACTTTCTGCCCCCATACCCTCTCTTTTGATACCTTCTGATTTTCCcagttctccctgcctctcttccttGCCCAAAagttcttctctcctctctctctctcttttctctctctctctttcactcataCACGTGAACGTGTATGTGTACTCTCCCCATCTTTCTCCTTGCTCTCTCCATTTCCTGCTGTCCAAGTCCACTCTCCGTGATACGGGAGGCCCCAACAGAGCACAGAGCCTGGGGAATGAGGTCGCCCATGTggctgtgcatatgtgtgtgtgtgtgtgtgcctgcacaTGCTCCCATGGGCTGGGTTGATTTATGTCTCACACAGCATTGCAGTATAGTTGAGAACACACTTTTGTGGTTATTACCTCATTTGCTCTTGACAACGACTCTGGGAAGAAGGCAAGGGGAACAGGGAGGGTGGTTATTTCTCTCTGTACCCAGGAGGAGCCCAGAAAGGCTCAGAGAGCCTGAGAGACtatctaaggtcacacagctctcaGGCCCGCCTCCCGGCAGAGCACCAGCCCATGTTGACCAGAAATCTGTGTGCCATATGTTTTGACCTCATAATGTGCCCAGTGCTGCTCAGCCACCACCCTTCATGCCTGCAATGTGCTACCTAAGCCCTGAACTTCTCTGGGTTTATTCTGACCCAGATTCTTTTAGATCGGCCAGCCTGACTCCAAAGAGACAGCTCCACTGTCCCCAGATGTCCTAGATGTGCTGGGAACTGGCAGAGGAGTAATTCCTGGATGTGAGTCTCTGGGGACCGTGGCCTGGCCTTGTGGAGTGTGGTGAGAAGCATCTGGTCCCAGGTGGAGACCAGCAGCCGCTGGGCTGTGCTGGTGAGCAGCCCCTGCAGAAATCAGTCCAGGGCCAGAGTGGCCGTGCGTTTTGTCCTGGGCCTGAAGCCTGGCCAGCTGCAAAGCGGCCCATGAGGCACCTGCACTCAGGAACGCCAGCGATGCTCCCTGATGGGCCACTTCCTGCGGGTTCCACAGGCACCTCCAAAACCCCATGTCGTATCCAGGCTCAACATTTTCTCCTGCCACTACTTCTGACCCAACTGCTTGGGTGTTCcttaaggaaacaaaaaataccACAACCCACCAGTACCCCAGCCATCACCTGGGATCATTGAGAACTTCTTCAGATTTCTTGCCCCTAAGCCATGCCCATGAATATCACCTCCAATCAATCCTCCCaggctctccctctccctgctccttccACGTGGCTCTGCCCTGGATTTCTGCACTTGCCTTCTCTCTGggcccctgcctcccaccctgcTTCTCCCTGTCCATTGCTGTGTAGGAGCAGGACAGGAGCGAGGGCTTGGGCTTGGTTCTGTAGCAGACAGCTCTATTCTTGAGTTCTTGTTAGTGTAAAACTGTGGACAAATTACTTACTATCTGATCATCTTGACATCAGTGACTTAACACCCTTCAGTCTCTTCTCCTGCTTACCAGCCGACCTTCTACTTAGAATTTGACTTCCTTCTAGAATCCTCTACCAGAAGAGTGTATGCTGAATAAGGTGATGTTAATCTACTCAACAACATGTGGAACTAACTCTCTTTGTAAAGAATACCAAACATGGTTTGGTATTCTTgtttgccaaaaaataaaatagaatagaataagaTGTCCAAATTAGATGGAGAAATCTGAGGACATTCATATAACAACAACACGAACACgatgaagtcagagaaaaggagagtTGGCACTCTATACTGGCTTCAAATGCCTGGAAGGCTAGTGAACAAGATTTAGGTTCATTTCTGCAGCCTTAAGACCCACCTGTAGACAGACTTAAACTAAAGTAAGTACTATCTTGCTAAACAACTAGGTAGTGAGCTGCCTGTTACCAGAAATATGCAAGAAGAGGCTATGCAAACCTTGAAGGGATGTTACAGAGAGGTGTCATTCTCCaggcttccctctttctttcagtTGCTAACAAATTCAATCATGAAGTACTAATTGACTCTTCAAGCTATCTGACACCCTCCATCCCCACAGCCACCACCAGGGCCAAACCACGTCCCCTCCTGCCTGGATGACAGCAGAAGCTCTGGGATGCTCCCTTGCATCCAAGCTTGCCTCCTCTCCTTCACTATTTCTCACACAGAAGCTGAAGTGATCTTCTGAAAGCAGGAATAAACTTATTCTGTTCACTGTCACAAACCCCAGGGCTCCATTACCCTTAGTGTACAGTCTAAAGTTCAAAGTGTGGCTACCGAGGCCTCCCTACAGGTCCTAACTACCTCTCCAGCACCCTGCCACCACCCACACCTACACATGAGGCCCAGCCAGACAGAActacctgctgctgctgcctctacctcctcctcctcttcctcttcctctctctttatgcccctccatctccatcttcccttccatctccatctccctctATCTCGCTGCTCCTAATTCTCCGGCTTTGCGAACACCACTATCTCTGCCTGCCAACATTCTCTATTTTGCCCATCCTTGCCTGGCTGACTCCTATCTGTCTGTCATGTCTgagcctccacccctccctcagaAAGTCCTCCTGGGTTCTCCATACGCATACCCAGCCTGGACCAGGCTCCTGGAGAACCCTGTGTTTCCTGGTTTGCTGCCTGAACCATGCTGCATCCCACATGGCTACTTCCTTCTccaaagaagaaccagacagaggTGTCCCGGCTTCACCACAATGGCCTCGCCGGTGTCTGCCATGCTGAATCGGTTCAGCAATGCTGGTTAagggcaggcaggaaggggagcAAGGCAGGCTCCATGGAGGAGGTGATGCAGCCAGGCTGGAGCCTGCTCCAGATGTCCCCACCTAACCTGATTTGCTAGAGTTCAGTTTTGACCACAAGGAGGGAGGGCTTATCAGACTTGGTTAGAAGCccctaaaataaattattgtactGTCACTTGGACTGCTGACTGCCCAGGAGCATCATGTCACCTTCCATCAAAGGCCAGGTGGGAGAAGGCAGAAGAGCTCCGTGGGCCTCAGCCCATGTTCTGGGGGGTCTCAGGCCATGTTTCATGTTGGCTCAAGCgacaggccccaggccccaggcaaGGCCCCAGATGCCCCAGCTGCTCCTAAACACTGATACCTCTGCACCATTTATTTGGAGCCCGTCACAGCCAGGGCTGTGTTGAGCACCAGATCTGGCGAATATGATCTTGGAATTTTTAAGGCCTCACATGTATTCCCCAGCTGTTTCCTGGGAACCAAGCACACTCCCTCCACTCtccatgcgcccaccaggggcagcatGCAgggctgagaggaagggaggatggaacAGGCAGGCTCTCTGGGCCACAGCCCCCAGCTGGGCCCCAGGCCCCGGGCTCTTTagcagagggaggggaaaaagccGGAGTAATCACCCAGTCCCCTCCTCAGCTCCAGTCTACCCCACTTCTGCTACTGCTAGCACTAGTTAGTGTTTATGTGCCAGAACCTGTTGTATACAttttatacatacacatttatttaatccttataaaaaACCTACGAAGTAGAAGCTTTTATTAACCTTGttggacagatgaggaaactgagacacagagagattaCCTTGCCCAGAGTCCCACAGttgtgtgggagggaccaggatttaaacccagacAGGCAAGAGACTATAGTTTCTGGAATTTTCTTGAGCACCGTATCCGGAATTAAAGGCTACAACCAATGTTGAGTCCTTCAGACTTGGGTAATAACTGGCATTAGTGTCATAGCAGTGGACACTCTCCTCGGCAGTCCCTCCGCCAGGTCAGCCCCTTCCCAGGTGCTAAAAGCTGAGAAGAGCTATTGCAGACACAGGCGCTGAGTTCACAGTCCCTGGACACCAGCGGAAGCCGCGCTGGGGCTCCCTTCTCTTCAGCATGGGGAAATTGGACAAGAGGATTATGAGACGGTTGTAAGAATGACAGGAAAGGAGGCAGCAGCTCCGGTCCCAGCCGGGGCTCAGTCCCACCCCGGCTCCGGCCCCAGTCGGGGCTCAGTCTCACTCACACCGGCTCCGGTCCCAGCCGGGGCTCAGTCCCACCCCGGCTCCGGTCCCAGCCGGGGCTCAGTCCCACCCCGGCTCCGGCCCCAGCCGGGGCTCAGTCCCACCCTGGATCCGGTCCCAGCCGGGGCTCAGTCCCACCCCGGCTCCGGCCCCAGCCGGGGCTCAGTCCCACCCCGGATCCGGTCCCAGCCGGGGCTCAGTCCCACCCCGGATCCGGCCCCAGCCGGGGCTCAGTCCCACCCCGGCTCCGGCCCCAGTCGGGGCTCAGTCTCACTCACACCGGCTCCGGTCCCGGCCGGGGCTCAGTCCCACCCCGGCTCCGGCTCCAGTCCCAGTCGGGGCTCAGTCCCACCCACCCCGGCTCCGGCCCCAGCCGGGGCTCAGTCCCACCCACCCCGGCTCCGGCCCCAGTCGGGGCTCAGTCCCACCCACCCCGGCTCCGGCCCCAGCCGGGGCTCAGTCCCACCCACCCCGGCTCCGGCCCCAGCCGGGGCTCAGTCCCACCCACCCCGGCTCCGGCCCCAGCCGGGGCTCAGTCCCACCCACCCCGGCTCCGGTCCCAGCCGGGGCTCAGTCCCACTCACCCCGGCTCCGGTCCCAGCCGGGGCTCAGTCTCACTCACCCCGGCTCCGGTCCCGGCTGGGGCTCAGTCCCACCCCGGCTCCGGCTCCAGCCGGGGCTCAGTCTCACTCACCCCGGCTCCGGTCCCAGCTGGGGCTCAGTCCCACCCCAGCTCCGGCTCCAGCCGGGGCTCAGTCTCACTCACCCCGGCTCCGGTCCCGGCCGGGGCTCAGTCCCACCCCGGCTCCGGTCCCAGCCGGGGCTCAGTCTCACTCACCCCGGCTCCGGCCCCAGTCGGGGCTCAGTCTCACTCACACCGGCTCCGGTCCCAGCCGGGGCTCAGTCCCACCCTGGATCCGGTCCCGGCCGGGGCTCTGTCTCACCCCGGCTCCGGTCCCGGCCGGGGCTCAGTCCCACCCACCCCGGCTCCAGTCCCAGCCGGGGCTCAGTCCCACCCCGGCTCCGGCCCCAGCCGGGGCTCAGTCCCACCCTGGATCCGGTCCCAGCCGGGGCTCAGTCCCACCCACCCCGGCTCCGGCCCCAGTCGGGGCTCAGTCCCACCCACCCCGGCTCCGGCCCCAGCCGGGGCTCAGTCCCACCCCGGCTCCGGCCTCAGCCGGGGCTCAGTCCCACCCCGGCTCCGGCCCCAGCCGGGGCTCAGTCCCACCCCGGATCCGGCCCCAGCCGGGGCTCTGTCTCACCCCGGCTCCGGTCCCAGCCGGGGCTCAGTCCCACCCTGGATCCGGTCCCAGCCGGGGCTCAGTCCCACCCCGGATCCGGTCCCAGCCGGGGCTCAGTCCCACCCTGGATCCGGTCCCAGCCGGGGCTCAGTCCCACCCCGGCTCCGGCCTCAGCCGGGGCTCAGTCCCACCCCGGATCCGGTCCCAGCCGGGGCTCTGTCTCACCCCGGCTCCGGTCCCAGCCGGGGCTCAGTCCCACCCCGGCTCCGGCCCCAGCCGGGGCTCAGTCTCACTCACCCCGGCTCCGGCCCCAGCCGGGGCTCAGTCTCACTCACACCGGCTCCGGTCCCAGCCGGGGCTCAGTCTCACTCACACCGGCTCCGGTCCCAGCCGGGGCTCAGTCCCACCCCGGCTCCGGTCCCAGCCGGGGCTCAGTCCCACCCCGGCTCCGGCCCCAGCCGGGGCTCAGTCCCACCCCGGATCCGGTCCCAGCCGGGGCTCAGTCCCACCCCGGATCCGGCCCCAGCCGGGGCTCAGTCCCACCCCGGCTCCGGCCCCAGTCGGGGCTCAGTCTCACTCACACCGGCTCCGGTCCCAGCCGGGGCTCAGTCCCACTCACCCCGGCTCCGGCCCCAGTCGGGGCTCAGTCCCACCCACCCCGGCTCCGGCCCCAGCCGGGGCTCAGTCCCACTCACCCCGGCTCCGGTCCCAGCCGGGGCTCAGTCTCACTCACCCCGGCTCcggccccagtcagggctcagtcTCACTCACCCCGGCTCCGGTCCCGGCTGGGGCTCAGTCCCACCCCGGCTCCGGCTCCAGCCGGGGCTCAGTCTCACTCACCCCGGCTCCGGTCCCGGCTGGGGCTCAGTCCCACCCCGGCTCCGGCTCCAGCCGGGGCTCAGTCTCACTCACCCCGGCTCCGGTCCCGGCCGGGGCTCAGTCCCACCCCGGCTCCGGTCCCAGCCGGGGCTCAGTCTCACTCACCCCGGCTCCGGCCCCAGTCGGGGCTCAGTCTCACTCACACCGGCTCCGGTCCCAGCCGGGGCTCAGTCCCACCCTGGATCCGGTCCCGGCCGGGGCTCTGTCTCACCCCGGCTCCGGTCCCGGCCGGGGCTCAGTCCCACCCACCCCGGCTCCAGTCCCAGCCGGGGCTCAGTCCCACCCCGGCTCCGGCCCCAGCCGGGGCTCAGTCCCACCCCGGCTCCGGCCTCAGCCGGGGCTCAGTCCCACCCCGGCTCCGGCCCCA
This window contains:
- the LOC136313661 gene encoding basic proline-rich protein-like; translated protein: MTGKEAAAPVPAGAQSHPGSGPSRGSVSLTPAPVPAGAQSHPGSGPSRGSVPPRLRPQPGLSPTLDPVPAGAQSHPGSGPSRGSVPPRIRSQPGLSPTPDPAPAGAQSHPGSGPSRGSVSLTPAPVPAGAQSHPGSGSSPSRGSVPPTPAPAPAGAQSHPPRLRPQSGLSPTHPGSGPSRGSVPPTPAPAPAGAQSHPPRLRPQPGLSPTHPGSGPSRGSVPLTPAPVPAGAQSHSPRLRSRLGLSPTPAPAPAGAQSHSPRLRSQLGLSPTPAPAPAGAQSHSPRLRSRPGLSPTPAPVPAGAQSHSPRLRPQSGLSLTHTGSGPSRGSVPPWIRSRPGLCLTPAPVPAGAQSHPPRLQSQPGLSPTPAPAPAGAQSHPGSGPSRGSVPPTPAPAPVGAQSHPPRLRPQPGLSPTPAPASAGAQSHPGSGPSRGSVPPRIRPQPGLCLTPAPVPAGAQSHPGSGPSRGSVPPRIRSQPGLSPTLDPVPAGAQSHPGSGLSRGSVPPRIRSQPGLCLTPAPVPAGAQSHPGSGPSRGSVSLTPAPAPAGAQSHSHRLRSQPGLSLTHTGSGPSRGSVPPRLRSQPGLSPTPAPAPAGAQSHPGSGPSRGSVPPRIRPQPGLSPTPAPAPVGAQSHSHRLRSQPGLSPTHPGSGPSRGSVPPTPAPAPAGAQSHSPRLRSQPGLSLTHPGSGPSQGSVSLTPAPVPAGAQSHPGSGSSRGSVSLTPAPVPAGAQSHPGSGSSRGSVSLTPAPVPAGAQSHPGSGPSRGSVSLTPAPAPVGAQSHSHRLRSQPGLSPTLDPVPAGALSHPGSGPGRGSVPPTPAPVPAGAQSHPGSGPSRGSVPPRLRPQPGLSPTPAPAPAGAQSHPGSGPSRGSVSPRLRSQPGLSPTPDPVPAGAQSHPGSGPSRGSVPPRLRPQPGLSPTPDPVPAGALSHPGSGPSRGSVPPRLRPQPGLSPTPAPAPAGAQSHSPRLWSQPGLSLTPVHSPRLQISLH